The Coffea eugenioides isolate CCC68of chromosome 8, Ceug_1.0, whole genome shotgun sequence genome has a segment encoding these proteins:
- the LOC113780261 gene encoding protein ALTERED XYLOGLUCAN 4-like translates to MKPTSKFSEHIHEHCRVKEYLNLVKGPSFLIPSLCFTLLLSFYFLCGSNTLKSTFERGDYHVQRESLDQLGNRRPDNEKCDLSKGRWIRDVKEPLYTNFSCKTLPHHKNCFLHGRMDRDFLHWRWKPDQCELPVFNPRSFLNIVKGKTMGFIGDSLARNHVDSLLCLLSKEETPQEVYRGDEGGKTITWHFPHHNFTIMVLWSQFLVSASEMVVNGSATDSFHLHLDKIDESWAQKLPALDYAIISAGHWFFRTNYVSEGGRFLGCIYSHDPNATYLTPDIAIQGVFRLALKSINDCNNCSRMLTLVRTFSPAHFENGAWNMGGTCNRTSPLAPEEINYNGVEWDNRNVQLAEVENAHKLGEKRGRTFDVLDVTGAMSMRPDGHPDVHWDPFWAKGTSDCIHWCLPGPVDTWNEILLETLRRHASEDVKN, encoded by the exons ATGAAGCCGACTTCCAAATTTAGCGAACATATTCATGAGCATTGTCGCGTCAAGGAATATCTCAACTTGGTTAAAGGACCATCCTTTTTGATCCCTTCATTATGTTTTACCCTATTGCTCAGCTTCTACTTCCTGTGTGGTTCCAACACTCTCAAGTCCACCTTCGAACGTGGAGACTACCATGTTCAAAGAGAATCCTTAGACCAGCTCGGCAACCGTAGGCCAG ATAATGAAAAATGTGATCTATCGAAGGGTCGATGGATTCGAGATGTAAAAGAGCCTTTGTATACAAATTTCAGCTGTAAAACACTCCCACACCATAAGAACTGTTTCTTGCACGGGAGGATGGACAGGGACTTCCTTCACTGGAGATGGAAGCCTGACCAATGCGAACTTCCTGTCTTCAATCCTAGGAGCTTTCTGAACATTGTTAAAGGAAAAACGATGGGTTTCATAGGTGACTCGCTGGCCAGGAATCACGTGGATTCGCTTCTCTGTTTATTATCTAAG GAAGAAACCCCACAAGAAGTATACAGGGGGGATGAGGGAGGCAAAACCATAACGTGGCACTTTCCTCATCACAACTTCACCATCATGGTGCTGTGGTCGCAATTCCTCGTCTCCGCCTCGGAGATGGTAGTGAACGGGTCAGCAACCGACAGTTTCCATTTGCACCTAGACAAAATTGATGAGAGTTGGGCGCAAAAACTACCAGCCCTGGATTATGCCATTATCTCAGCCGGCCACTGGTTCTTCAGAACCAACTACGTGTCCGAGGGTGGTCGTTTTCTTGGATGCATTTACTCCCACGATCCTAACGCAACGTACCTGACCCCTGACATTGCCATCCAAGGAGTTTTTAGGCTTGCTCTTAAGTCCATCAACGACTGCAACAACTGCTCGAGGATGCTAACTTTAGTGAGAACATTTTCACCAGCCCATTTCGAGAATGGCGCATGGAACATGGGAGGGACTTGCAATAGAACAAGCCCACTTGCTCCAGAAGAGATTAACTACAATGGCGTGGAATGGGATAACAGGAATGTCCAATTAGCAGAGGTTGAAAATGCACACAAATTGGGAGAGAAAAGGGGGAGAACATTTGATGTTTTAGATGTTACTGGAGCTATGTCAATGAGGCCTGATGGCCACCCTGATGTACATTGGGATCCCTTCTGGGCTAAGGGAACCAGTGATTGCATCCATTGGTGCTTGCCGGGGCCGGTTGATACTTGGAACGAAATTTTGCTTGAAACACTGAGAAGGCATGCATCAGAAGATGTTAAAAACTAA